A single Desulfatibacillum aliphaticivorans DSM 15576 DNA region contains:
- a CDS encoding THUMP domain-containing class I SAM-dependent RNA methyltransferase, translated as MLEKRLKRQVIAREHTFFIPTSLGLEKICAKQVRSLGLEASASGEGGVTFQGKLTDMYKACLHLSLANRVLMRIHEFKAAHFAALEKAVEGIPWELYLPLSCPINIRVTARKSKLYHSQAIAERVEKAILQQLEKYGERVKGAEEPTPQEIFVRAVSDRFTLSIDACGELLHKRGFKESEGRAPIRETLAAAILEFAGYDGTLPLMDPMCGSGAFSTEAALIAANIPPGWNRDFAFSSWPAFKKQQWLYLRSQAEKQFKNITQPLVFASDIDQNACSLLLETLERQGLDRIVKVSNEDILRLTPPKQVSNPGLIVVNPPYGLRLGTVPQARELFASLCNRLADQFQGWTLAALVPHKDWTPLLPFSAQPFQKILHHGGLKIPLLIGKITNKK; from the coding sequence ATGCTGGAAAAACGACTAAAAAGACAGGTTATTGCAAGGGAGCACACGTTTTTTATCCCGACTTCTTTGGGCCTGGAAAAAATCTGCGCCAAACAGGTTCGGTCCCTGGGCCTGGAGGCCTCCGCCTCGGGAGAAGGCGGCGTGACCTTTCAAGGCAAACTGACGGACATGTACAAGGCCTGCCTGCATCTGTCCCTGGCCAATCGCGTGCTCATGCGGATTCATGAATTCAAGGCGGCCCATTTTGCAGCATTGGAAAAGGCTGTGGAGGGCATCCCCTGGGAGCTGTATTTGCCTTTATCATGTCCGATCAATATCCGGGTTACAGCCCGGAAATCCAAGCTCTACCACTCCCAGGCCATCGCCGAGCGGGTGGAAAAGGCGATTCTTCAACAGCTTGAAAAATATGGAGAAAGGGTCAAGGGCGCGGAAGAGCCGACGCCCCAGGAAATATTCGTCAGGGCAGTCTCCGACCGGTTCACCCTGTCCATCGACGCCTGCGGGGAGCTCTTGCACAAACGGGGATTCAAGGAAAGCGAAGGGCGGGCGCCCATCCGGGAAACCCTGGCCGCGGCCATCCTGGAATTCGCCGGATACGACGGGACCCTGCCCCTGATGGACCCCATGTGCGGCAGCGGGGCTTTCTCTACTGAGGCCGCCCTCATTGCCGCCAATATCCCGCCGGGCTGGAATCGGGACTTTGCCTTCTCTTCCTGGCCCGCCTTTAAAAAGCAGCAATGGCTTTACTTACGATCCCAGGCCGAAAAGCAATTTAAAAACATAACCCAGCCCCTTGTTTTTGCGTCGGACATCGACCAAAACGCCTGCTCTCTTTTACTAGAAACCCTTGAGCGTCAAGGCCTGGACCGCATAGTAAAGGTTTCAAATGAGGATATCCTCAGACTCACGCCGCCAAAACAAGTCTCAAATCCGGGCCTCATCGTCGTCAATCCGCCCTACGGACTGCGCCTGGGAACCGTCCCCCAGGCCAGGGAACTCTTTGCATCCCTCTGCAATCGCCTCGCCGACCAATTCCAAGGCTGGACACTGGCCGCCCTCGTCCCCCATAAGGACTGGACGCCCCTCCTCCCCTTCTCCGCCCAACCCTTCCAAAAGATACTCCACCACGGCGGCCTTAAAATCCCCCTCCTGATCGGAAAAATCACAAACAAAAAATGA
- a CDS encoding NosD domain-containing protein, with protein sequence MNVIADNSIVDSSTGILIIEGHENHIYGNRIFANATAGISMELENYEYSNGIHDNLIYKNHISGSVDGIRMLYEGIEQNQISGNIITENSGYGIEIPWGNFENTIYGNHFSFNTLGNAIDNGNDNHWFTQDKGGNYWDDYTGSDLNQDGFGDTPHPVPGTANASDDKPLMGDQGDISVSPMSVAFETHVISKLTPRPPAEKTVTITNQGNVDLAVLGILLEGPDSVHFALNNNPCEGTDIAPGGSCVTTVAYNPFSPGSHAAELVIISSDENQDVVRVTINGEGVPPLSGDVNGNGIYDLADALTILQVLVGMAPDIVQFGETGDGSSLALSDVLYILRQISAK encoded by the coding sequence ATGAACGTGATCGCCGATAACTCGATTGTCGACAGCTCGACAGGAATACTGATTATCGAGGGTCACGAAAATCACATCTACGGGAACAGAATCTTCGCCAATGCAACAGCCGGCATCAGCATGGAACTCGAAAACTACGAATACTCCAATGGCATTCATGACAATTTAATTTACAAAAATCATATTTCGGGCAGCGTGGACGGAATTCGAATGCTGTATGAAGGAATAGAGCAAAATCAGATTAGCGGGAATATTATTACGGAGAACTCCGGGTACGGCATCGAGATTCCGTGGGGGAATTTCGAAAACACCATCTACGGCAACCACTTTAGCTTCAACACCCTTGGAAACGCGATCGACAACGGCAACGACAACCACTGGTTCACTCAAGACAAGGGCGGCAACTACTGGGATGATTACACCGGCTCCGATCTCAACCAGGACGGATTCGGAGATACGCCGCACCCCGTGCCAGGGACCGCCAACGCGTCCGATGACAAACCTCTCATGGGCGATCAGGGTGATATCTCCGTGTCTCCCATGTCCGTCGCCTTCGAGACTCATGTCATCTCAAAATTGACGCCCCGGCCCCCGGCCGAAAAAACGGTCACCATCACAAATCAAGGCAACGTGGATCTTGCCGTTTTAGGGATCCTACTCGAAGGACCGGATTCCGTGCATTTCGCACTCAATAACAACCCCTGCGAGGGAACGGATATCGCCCCCGGCGGCTCTTGCGTAACGACCGTCGCCTACAATCCCTTTTCCCCCGGGAGTCACGCGGCTGAGCTTGTCATCATCTCCAGCGATGAGAACCAGGACGTGGTTCGGGTGACCATAAACGGCGAGGGGGTTCCGCCTCTATCGGGAGATGTGAACGGCAACGGCATATACGACCTCGCCGATGCGCTGACTATCCTGCAGGTACTCGTCGGCATGGCCCCCGACATCGTCCAGTTCGGGGAAACCGGCGATGGATCCAGCCTGGCGCTTTCGGACGTCCTCTATATCTTAAGACAGATATCAGCCAAGTAA
- a CDS encoding OmpA family protein, with translation MKNSRFIILALILGVLLLPACASNKDQQAKTHVAPPPAVTAEKSQDQNGIGEIIDEYEGKVVAKSAHATLVRVDKDLDHDGVTGKADKCPGTPKGAPVDENGCWSIPVIQFDLNSMELNPAARSALDAVSSVLHVNKAVKLSIEGHACSAGDNAAYNNYLSLQRAQAVKDYLISRGVDGARMSVTGYGANQPVKDNNSRAHRIQNRRVEIVPIRE, from the coding sequence ATGAAAAACAGTCGATTCATCATCCTGGCCCTGATCCTTGGCGTTCTTCTCCTGCCTGCGTGCGCATCCAACAAGGACCAACAGGCCAAAACGCACGTTGCTCCGCCTCCGGCCGTAACTGCGGAAAAATCCCAAGACCAAAACGGCATCGGCGAAATTATTGACGAGTATGAAGGCAAGGTCGTGGCCAAAAGCGCTCACGCCACGCTTGTCAGGGTGGATAAAGACCTGGATCACGACGGCGTGACGGGCAAGGCCGACAAATGCCCCGGAACCCCCAAAGGCGCTCCCGTGGATGAAAACGGCTGTTGGAGCATCCCGGTCATTCAGTTCGACTTGAACTCCATGGAACTCAATCCCGCAGCCAGGTCAGCCCTGGACGCGGTTTCGTCCGTGCTGCACGTCAACAAGGCCGTGAAGCTCTCCATAGAGGGCCACGCCTGCTCCGCCGGCGACAACGCGGCTTATAACAACTACCTGTCTCTCCAACGCGCCCAGGCCGTGAAGGACTACCTGATTTCCAGAGGCGTGGACGGCGCCCGCATGTCCGTGACCGGCTACGGCGCCAACCAGCCCGTCAAGGACAACAATTCCCGCGCCCACCGCATCCAAAACCGCCGGGTGGAAATTGTTCCGATTAGGGAATAA
- a CDS encoding glycosyltransferase, translated as MTDNNIAVSVIMPTYNRADLIGRSIKSVLRQTMPDFELIIIDDASTDNTEEVVRSFEDDRIVYIRLEENHLQVHKETGMGDNPRNVGLRRARGRYIGYLDSDDMYRVNFMEEMVKFMDQNPDLGLAYCDAYWHRNLDGKGELSNCNLSIEFGPKIMTIRNIIRTPTVLHTKEAGEKVGFFAPIKTRVPHEGVPYVGPEDWDYWLRISKHYKVKHHAVILVHKINETSDYYNDPDFDPEFQTPEPPPIQVLPESKDIFHKMSTAYEFVQLFEKLKHIEGWLNMTDGYVLHLLAKAGRGSGEIVEVGSFLGLSTCWLALGAKAAGREKITAVDHFQGSAEHQKGAKAECKVLVKQGTTFNQFQENLKSVDVDDYVNPIRASSTEAAKTWDKPIRLLFLDGGHEYESVKADWEAWSSFIIPGGYVAFHDVDTWPEVSKFYYEMLDQNPEYKPVMAVHSLRIVQKAMD; from the coding sequence ATGACAGACAATAATATTGCGGTTTCCGTTATCATGCCCACATACAACCGGGCGGATCTCATCGGGCGCTCCATCAAAAGCGTTCTGCGCCAGACCATGCCCGATTTTGAGCTGATCATTATTGACGACGCCTCCACCGACAACACCGAAGAGGTGGTCAGGAGCTTTGAGGACGACCGGATCGTTTATATCAGGCTGGAGGAAAACCATCTGCAGGTCCACAAAGAAACCGGCATGGGCGACAATCCCCGCAACGTAGGCCTGCGCCGCGCCAGGGGCCGGTATATAGGCTATCTGGACAGCGACGACATGTACCGGGTGAATTTTATGGAGGAAATGGTCAAGTTCATGGATCAAAACCCGGACCTGGGCCTGGCCTATTGCGACGCCTACTGGCACCGCAACCTGGACGGCAAAGGCGAATTGTCCAACTGCAACCTGTCCATTGAGTTCGGCCCCAAAATCATGACCATCCGGAACATCATCCGCACCCCCACCGTGCTTCACACCAAAGAAGCCGGGGAGAAGGTCGGGTTTTTTGCGCCTATCAAGACCCGGGTTCCTCATGAGGGCGTTCCTTACGTAGGTCCCGAGGATTGGGATTATTGGCTGCGGATTTCCAAGCATTACAAAGTGAAGCATCACGCCGTCATTCTGGTCCACAAGATCAACGAAACCAGCGACTATTATAACGACCCGGATTTCGACCCGGAATTTCAAACCCCGGAGCCGCCGCCCATCCAGGTCTTGCCCGAGTCCAAGGACATCTTTCATAAAATGTCCACGGCCTACGAGTTCGTGCAATTGTTCGAAAAGCTCAAGCACATTGAGGGCTGGCTGAATATGACCGACGGCTACGTGCTGCACCTTTTGGCCAAGGCGGGGCGGGGGAGCGGGGAGATCGTGGAAGTGGGCAGCTTCCTGGGATTGTCCACATGCTGGCTGGCCCTGGGGGCCAAAGCCGCCGGACGGGAAAAAATCACCGCCGTGGACCACTTTCAGGGATCGGCCGAACATCAAAAAGGCGCCAAGGCCGAATGCAAGGTCCTGGTCAAGCAAGGCACCACGTTCAACCAGTTTCAGGAGAATTTAAAATCCGTGGACGTGGACGATTACGTCAACCCCATCAGAGCGTCCTCCACCGAAGCGGCCAAAACCTGGGACAAGCCCATCCGCCTGCTTTTCCTGGACGGAGGCCATGAATACGAGTCCGTCAAGGCCGACTGGGAAGCCTGGTCGTCTTTTATCATCCCCGGCGGGTACGTAGCCTTTCACGACGTGGACACCTGGCCGGAAGTATCGAAGTTCTATTATGAAATGCTGGATCAAAACCCGGAATACAAGCCGGTCATGGCCGTCCATAGCCTGCGCATCGTGCAAAAGGCCATGGACTGA
- a CDS encoding methyltransferase domain-containing protein, with protein MALQQGVVEFLIRELLPRVNNKGRVMSLSRQKATSPVKDMAVLLESQGFSSKPLDGKDRITSLEIFQALGFDHYDDVDFTESESCTMVHDMNTPVPDHMADSYDLVFEHGTLEHIFDIKTAFANIVRMLKVGGTVFHLAPLDLVNHGFYNFSPTLYYDVYRKNGFSPVTFFMAESPERWWKDPNFYYEKMEFEVGRMKPAARKKYYPMLACIARKEQSLDQFNIPIQAIYDPETDFDPVF; from the coding sequence TTGGCTCTGCAACAAGGCGTGGTTGAATTTTTAATCCGGGAGCTTTTACCCCGGGTCAACAACAAGGGCCGGGTCATGTCCCTTTCCCGGCAAAAGGCGACCAGTCCGGTCAAGGACATGGCTGTGTTGCTGGAATCCCAAGGATTTTCATCCAAGCCCTTGGATGGCAAGGACAGGATCACTTCCCTGGAAATTTTTCAGGCCTTGGGATTTGACCACTACGATGATGTGGATTTTACGGAAAGCGAATCCTGCACAATGGTCCACGACATGAACACGCCCGTCCCGGATCATATGGCCGACTCCTACGACCTGGTTTTCGAGCACGGCACCCTGGAGCATATTTTCGACATCAAAACCGCCTTCGCCAACATCGTCAGAATGCTTAAGGTGGGCGGGACGGTTTTTCATTTGGCCCCTCTTGATCTGGTGAATCACGGATTTTATAATTTTTCGCCGACTTTGTATTATGACGTGTACCGGAAAAATGGATTTTCGCCCGTGACTTTTTTTATGGCCGAATCCCCGGAAAGATGGTGGAAAGACCCGAATTTCTATTATGAAAAAATGGAATTCGAAGTCGGCAGGATGAAGCCGGCAGCCCGGAAAAAATATTATCCCATGCTGGCTTGCATTGCCAGGAAGGAACAAAGCCTGGACCAATTTAACATCCCCATCCAGGCCATTTACGACCCAGAAACGGACTTTGATCCCGTTTTTTAA
- a CDS encoding CgeB family protein, whose protein sequence is MNKDLGEQRKLLEKVKKLRFQGRAPQAMQILEEEPCSEALKPHVLACLAELHFYFGNPQKALECAVQALELGYDYCSMAFVQALSLRVLGESDKAAALLHSILEKAPEHKGAKDVLLLMEGKSVRPETEEKLLRLRKMDRPLVISVRSPSDKENDPEMLPLWGDYWVKVKLEQEFTQMGLVVSQENPDIILHFLGLPPKSMPEHTYNIVWNYSHPDIIDPEILRRFDKITCAAVDFIPKLEAYGYLKPELLPACTSKTPYKTEPVYDIVFLGNARLSRPDGRGVVADMLAAGLDFKVWGYYWDRLLPEKYYGGKYWEYDRLEELYAGTRITLNDHHPDMAREGYVSNKVFDILASGGFVISQSNAGLKPLFGDSVPEYETPEQLKKLAGHYLDNPEEREALRLKGRQAALRHTYRKCAERLLSDLLP, encoded by the coding sequence ATGAACAAGGACCTCGGCGAACAGAGAAAACTGCTTGAAAAGGTGAAAAAACTCAGGTTTCAGGGACGGGCGCCCCAAGCCATGCAAATCCTGGAAGAGGAGCCATGCAGCGAAGCCCTCAAGCCCCACGTCCTGGCCTGTCTCGCGGAGTTGCATTTCTATTTTGGAAACCCGCAAAAAGCTCTGGAATGCGCCGTCCAGGCCTTGGAGCTCGGATATGACTATTGCTCCATGGCCTTTGTGCAGGCATTGTCCCTGCGCGTTTTGGGGGAATCGGACAAAGCAGCGGCCTTGCTGCACAGCATCTTGGAAAAAGCCCCGGAGCACAAAGGCGCCAAGGACGTTCTGCTGCTTATGGAAGGGAAAAGCGTCCGCCCTGAGACCGAAGAAAAACTCCTTAGACTCCGAAAAATGGACCGGCCCCTGGTTATCTCCGTCCGGTCTCCTTCGGACAAGGAAAACGACCCGGAAATGCTGCCTTTATGGGGCGACTATTGGGTGAAGGTGAAACTGGAGCAGGAATTCACGCAAATGGGGCTGGTTGTCTCGCAGGAAAACCCGGACATCATCCTCCATTTCTTGGGCCTGCCGCCTAAATCCATGCCCGAACATACCTACAATATTGTATGGAATTACAGCCATCCGGATATAATCGACCCCGAAATCCTCAGGCGGTTTGACAAAATAACCTGCGCTGCTGTAGATTTTATACCCAAGCTGGAGGCATACGGATACTTAAAGCCGGAACTCCTGCCCGCCTGCACTTCAAAAACGCCGTACAAAACAGAGCCCGTCTACGACATAGTGTTTTTGGGCAACGCCCGGTTAAGCAGGCCGGACGGCAGGGGCGTGGTGGCGGACATGCTGGCCGCGGGCCTGGATTTTAAAGTTTGGGGATACTATTGGGACCGGCTTTTGCCAGAAAAGTACTACGGCGGCAAGTACTGGGAGTACGACCGGCTGGAAGAACTATACGCCGGAACGCGCATCACCCTGAACGACCATCACCCTGACATGGCCCGGGAAGGTTACGTGTCCAACAAAGTTTTCGACATCCTGGCCAGTGGAGGGTTTGTCATTTCACAATCAAATGCGGGGCTGAAGCCCCTGTTCGGCGATTCCGTCCCCGAATATGAAACGCCGGAGCAACTTAAAAAATTGGCCGGGCATTACCTGGATAATCCGGAAGAGCGCGAAGCGCTCAGGCTAAAAGGGCGGCAGGCCGCCTTAAGGCACACCTACCGGAAATGCGCAGAACGCCTATTGAGCGACCTGCTTCCATAG
- a CDS encoding ABC transporter ATP-binding protein/permease, which produces MAENKKPIIQRSIYSWILPGNVKWHLLTVLCISITVAARVVPLEMQKRIINDAIALKKMDMLYIYCGIYLAAVLLATGMKFAINMLQTYIGQRALEGMRKGLYHHILTLPMSFFRKTPPGMVVTSLVTELVSSGDFVGTSIAIPVTNILTLAAFAVYLFILNPWLAIISLSIYPVVLFLVPLLQKKVNHANRQRVDATRDLSSKITETITGIHEIHGNGSYDIENKRYDSIIDKLFKIRIVWTLYKQAVNIVNNFFTNMSPFLIFLLGGYLAMSGRLELGALVAFLSAQEKLYDPWKELIAFYQVYQDAIVRYQKTMSYFDLMPEHEIVPEDGRKPYTLKGSIKAERLSFVTEEGIRLIDNINLDLKHGEHLALVGFSGSGKSTLAMCLAQLYKFTGGKATLDGKDIEKLTKSDMVNNVGLVSQSPFIFDGTIRENVIYSCEAAANIGGNMEDMPNLDQIINVLQQTGVFVDVLRFGLNTMVAPNQYPDLVSKLVDVRKKFKENFGDILDEYVEFFHPDRYLYHSSILDNLIFGAPNKESLTEDGLEENEYFHQFLQEADIFRPLASLGEQLANQTVDILGNMPADKVFFELSPLSPLELTEYKELLERTKKQRLHEMDAKDKWMFLKLGLRYIPGKHKMVSLPGMLENLILEGRAMFKDTIMEDDPQAVSFFQEDEYIYSQTILNNILFGKTTTSRPEVQDKINQSIIRFLVEEDLLETVVEIGMEFRVGTRGENMSGGQRQKIAIARTFLKAPPVLIMDEATSALDNKSQTRIQNQIDRRWKGKSTLIAVVHRLDITVNYDKIAVMKAGNIVEMGTYQELMDKKGMLYELAHGRQDS; this is translated from the coding sequence ATGGCGGAAAACAAAAAGCCCATCATCCAACGCTCTATTTACTCCTGGATTCTGCCCGGCAACGTCAAGTGGCACCTGCTGACCGTTTTGTGCATTTCGATCACGGTAGCCGCCAGGGTGGTTCCCCTGGAGATGCAAAAACGGATCATCAACGACGCCATCGCGCTAAAAAAGATGGACATGCTCTACATATACTGCGGCATATACCTGGCTGCGGTGCTTTTGGCTACGGGCATGAAGTTCGCCATCAACATGCTCCAAACCTATATCGGTCAGCGCGCTTTGGAAGGCATGCGAAAAGGGCTATACCACCATATCCTGACCCTGCCCATGAGCTTTTTCCGCAAAACCCCGCCGGGCATGGTGGTCACATCCCTGGTTACCGAACTGGTCTCCTCCGGGGATTTCGTCGGCACGTCCATAGCCATTCCCGTGACCAACATTCTTACTCTTGCGGCTTTCGCAGTGTACCTCTTCATCCTCAACCCGTGGCTGGCCATTATTTCTCTCAGCATCTATCCGGTTGTGCTGTTTCTGGTGCCTTTGCTGCAAAAAAAGGTAAACCACGCCAATAGACAACGGGTTGACGCCACGCGGGATCTTTCCAGCAAGATCACGGAGACCATTACCGGAATCCACGAAATCCACGGAAACGGCTCCTATGATATTGAAAACAAGCGCTACGATTCCATCATAGACAAATTGTTCAAAATTCGCATTGTGTGGACCCTGTACAAACAGGCCGTCAACATTGTGAACAACTTTTTCACCAACATGAGCCCCTTTCTGATCTTCCTTCTGGGCGGCTACCTTGCCATGTCCGGAAGGCTGGAACTGGGCGCCCTGGTGGCCTTTTTATCCGCCCAGGAAAAACTCTACGACCCCTGGAAGGAGTTGATCGCCTTCTATCAGGTGTATCAGGACGCCATCGTCCGCTATCAAAAGACCATGAGCTATTTTGACCTCATGCCCGAACATGAGATCGTGCCGGAAGACGGCAGAAAGCCTTACACCCTGAAAGGAAGCATCAAGGCTGAACGCCTGTCCTTTGTCACTGAAGAAGGTATACGCCTGATTGACAACATCAATCTGGATCTCAAACACGGAGAACACTTGGCCCTTGTCGGGTTTTCGGGGTCGGGGAAAAGCACCCTGGCCATGTGCCTGGCCCAGTTGTACAAGTTCACCGGCGGCAAGGCGACGCTTGACGGCAAGGATATAGAAAAGCTGACCAAATCCGACATGGTCAACAATGTGGGGCTAGTCTCACAATCGCCGTTCATTTTCGACGGCACTATCCGCGAGAACGTGATTTACTCGTGCGAAGCCGCCGCCAATATCGGGGGCAATATGGAAGATATGCCCAACCTGGACCAGATCATCAACGTGCTCCAACAGACGGGCGTTTTCGTAGATGTGCTCCGGTTCGGCCTCAACACCATGGTCGCCCCGAACCAATATCCGGACCTGGTTTCCAAACTGGTTGACGTACGAAAGAAGTTCAAGGAAAACTTTGGGGATATTTTGGATGAATATGTGGAGTTTTTCCATCCGGATCGATACCTGTACCACTCCAGCATCCTGGACAACCTGATTTTCGGCGCGCCGAACAAGGAATCCCTGACCGAAGACGGGCTTGAGGAGAACGAGTACTTCCACCAGTTCCTCCAGGAAGCGGATATTTTCCGGCCCCTGGCGAGCCTGGGAGAGCAACTGGCCAACCAGACGGTGGATATTTTGGGAAATATGCCGGCCGATAAAGTGTTTTTCGAATTAAGCCCCTTATCCCCCTTGGAATTAACGGAATACAAAGAGTTATTGGAGCGCACCAAAAAGCAGCGGCTTCACGAAATGGACGCCAAAGACAAGTGGATGTTCCTCAAACTTGGCTTGCGCTACATCCCGGGGAAGCACAAAATGGTCTCATTGCCGGGCATGCTGGAAAATCTCATCCTGGAAGGCCGGGCCATGTTCAAAGACACAATCATGGAAGACGATCCCCAAGCCGTCTCCTTTTTCCAGGAAGACGAGTACATATACTCCCAGACCATTTTGAACAACATCCTGTTCGGGAAGACCACCACCTCACGGCCTGAAGTCCAGGATAAGATCAACCAGAGCATCATTCGATTCCTTGTGGAAGAGGACTTGCTGGAAACCGTGGTGGAAATCGGCATGGAATTCCGGGTAGGCACCCGGGGCGAAAACATGTCCGGCGGCCAGCGTCAAAAAATCGCCATCGCAAGGACGTTTCTCAAAGCGCCGCCCGTGCTTATCATGGACGAAGCGACCTCGGCCCTTGACAACAAATCCCAGACACGCATACAAAATCAAATAGACCGGCGCTGGAAGGGCAAGAGCACGCTGATCGCAGTTGTTCACCGGTTGGACATAACGGTAAATTATGATAAAATAGCCGTGATGAAGGCCGGAAACATCGTTGAAATGGGAACTTATCAGGAACTCATGGACAAGAAAGGAATGCTGTATGAGCTCGCACATGGTAGACAAGACTCCTGA
- a CDS encoding cyclic nucleotide-binding domain-containing protein → MVDKTPDQKCQDSSGLTCEFSQNLDILRQIDLFSALPIESLKVFALMSSREKYKAGDVLFQQGEDDGQAFYIFSGAGELVYKGDGPEEVIRTVGAGQMIGATAILGEVPRLFSFRAVTELECFLMEREKFRTTLEQFPAILPKIIKTLVQKIHAREKVFLTSRNPDCEACKKNLGVIFD, encoded by the coding sequence ATGGTAGACAAGACTCCTGATCAAAAGTGCCAGGACTCATCAGGCTTGACTTGTGAGTTCTCCCAAAACCTGGATATCCTTCGCCAGATTGACTTGTTTTCGGCTTTGCCCATAGAAAGCCTGAAAGTCTTTGCGCTCATGAGCTCCAGGGAAAAATACAAGGCCGGCGACGTCTTGTTCCAGCAGGGCGAGGACGACGGCCAGGCTTTTTATATTTTTTCAGGCGCGGGAGAGCTTGTGTATAAAGGCGACGGACCGGAGGAAGTGATCCGCACCGTGGGGGCGGGACAAATGATCGGGGCCACGGCCATTCTGGGCGAAGTGCCCAGGCTGTTCTCCTTCCGGGCTGTAACCGAGTTGGAATGCTTTTTAATGGAGCGGGAGAAGTTCCGTACCACGTTGGAGCAGTTTCCCGCTATATTGCCCAAAATCATTAAAACGCTGGTCCAAAAAATCCATGCCAGGGAAAAGGTGTTTCTCACATCCAGGAATCCGGACTGTGAAGCGTGCAAAAAAAACCTGGGCGTCATCTTTGACTGA
- a CDS encoding ATP-binding protein has protein sequence MTVGEIKVSLKNKLAELEKLHEKIEEFLASKGGSRKALFQLKLALEEVFVNIVHYGFEDDKEHDINMTLSFTPPYITIQVEDDGRAFDPINAEEPDLSKPLSCRAPGGLGVFLTKWCCDLNYRRENGKNILTIKKTLVDNDKESNTGANTA, from the coding sequence ATGACAGTCGGCGAAATCAAGGTCTCATTAAAAAATAAACTGGCCGAACTCGAAAAACTGCACGAAAAGATCGAGGAGTTTCTCGCATCCAAGGGGGGCTCCCGAAAGGCTCTTTTTCAACTTAAGCTGGCTTTGGAAGAGGTCTTTGTGAACATCGTCCACTACGGGTTTGAAGATGACAAGGAGCATGACATCAACATGACCCTTTCCTTTACGCCTCCTTACATCACCATTCAGGTGGAGGACGACGGAAGGGCCTTTGACCCCATCAATGCGGAAGAACCGGACTTGTCAAAGCCCCTGTCCTGCCGGGCTCCCGGAGGCTTGGGCGTTTTTCTGACCAAATGGTGCTGCGACCTGAATTATCGCCGTGAAAACGGCAAGAACATCCTGACTATCAAAAAGACTCTTGTAGATAACGACAAGGAATCCAATACGGGTGCAAACACCGCGTAA
- a CDS encoding STAS domain-containing protein, which translates to MDIIEEKSNDIAVFKLNGSLDSNTSPAFEEKVVAIIEGGTSKIIVDFSGLDYISSAGLRVLNLASVKLKPSNGNLVLCCLQDYVREVFEIAGFDQFLPIVATMEDATAKFN; encoded by the coding sequence ATGGATATCATTGAAGAAAAAAGCAACGACATAGCTGTTTTCAAACTCAATGGCAGCCTGGACTCCAACACATCCCCCGCTTTTGAAGAAAAGGTGGTGGCGATCATTGAAGGCGGAACCAGCAAGATCATTGTGGATTTTTCGGGCCTGGATTATATTTCCAGCGCCGGCCTGCGGGTGCTGAACCTGGCGTCTGTCAAGCTCAAACCGTCCAATGGGAACCTGGTCCTTTGCTGCCTCCAGGATTATGTTCGGGAAGTTTTTGAGATTGCCGGATTTGACCAGTTTTTGCCCATTGTCGCCACCATGGAAGACGCAACGGCGAAATTCAACTAA
- a CDS encoding PqqD family protein, translated as MKSHRKKGRAGASDKKQETALISREEALAVVPMKNRDVVETRLESGDVVLEYPVTVRPFIAGIMKRIGRKAPPVQIKRIQLDALGTATWDMIDGEKSVGRLIKAFAGQYRLHPKEAETSVTQFIRELGKRGLIGLS; from the coding sequence ATGAAATCACATAGGAAAAAAGGCCGGGCCGGCGCCTCGGACAAAAAACAGGAAACCGCTCTCATTTCAAGGGAAGAGGCCTTGGCGGTTGTTCCCATGAAAAATCGCGACGTGGTGGAAACGCGTTTGGAGTCGGGGGATGTGGTTTTGGAGTATCCGGTTACTGTCAGGCCGTTTATCGCCGGAATCATGAAAAGAATAGGGCGCAAAGCCCCGCCGGTCCAAATAAAGAGGATTCAACTGGACGCCCTGGGCACGGCGACCTGGGACATGATCGACGGCGAAAAAAGCGTCGGCCGCCTGATTAAGGCCTTTGCCGGGCAATACCGTCTTCATCCCAAAGAGGCTGAAACCTCCGTAACCCAGTTCATCCGGGAGTTGGGCAAGCGGGGCCTCATAGGCCTTAGTTGA